One Myotis daubentonii chromosome 3, mMyoDau2.1, whole genome shotgun sequence genomic window carries:
- the SERINC2 gene encoding serine incorporator 2 — translation MGACLGACSLLSCASCLCGSAPCILCGCCPSSRNSTISRLIFTFFLFLGVLVSLIMLSPGVESQLHKLPWVCDEGPGTTVILQSHIDCGSLLGHRAVYRMCFATAAFFFLFTLLMIYVRSSQDPRAAFQNGFWFFKFLIFVGITVGAFYIPDGSFSDIWFYFGVVGSFLFILIQLVLLIDFAHSWNQQWLGKAEECDSRAWYAGLFFFTFLFYSLSIVAVALLFVYYTEPDACYEGKVFISLNLTLCICISIISVLPKVQDAQPNSGLLQASAVTLYTMFVTWLALSNVPDQKCNPHLLTWLDNETILAGPEGYVTQWWDAPSIVGLIVFILCTLFISVRSSNHRQVNSLMRTEECPPILEGTQENQVAGRAFDNEQDGVTYSYSFFHFCLVLASLHIMMTLTNWYRPGETRKMVSTWTAVWVKICASWAGLLLYLWTLVAPLLLPSRDFS, via the exons atGGGCGCCTGCCTGGGCGCCTGCTCCCTGCTCAGCTGC gcctcctgcctctgtggctctGCCCCCTGCATCCTGTGTGGCTGCTGCCCCTCCAGCCGCAACTCCACCATCAGCCGCCTCATCTTCACGTTCTTCCTCTTCCTGGGGGTGCTGGTGTCCCTCATCATGCTGAGCCCTGGTGTGGAGAGCCAGCTCCACAAG ctgccatggGTGTGTGATGAGGGGCCCGGGACCACCGTCATCCTGCAGAGCCATATCGATTGTGGCTCCCTGCTCGGCCACCGTGCCGTCTACCGCATGTGCTTCGCTACAGCagcctttttcttcctcttcacctTGCTCATGATCTACGTGCGCAGCAGCCAGGACCCCCGGGCTGCCTTCCAGAACGG GTTCTGGTTCTTTAAGTTCCTGATCTTTGTGGGCATCACCGTGGGTGCCTTCTACATCCCCGATGGCTCCTTCTCTGACA TCTGGTTCTACTTCGGCGTCGTGGGCTCCTTCCTCTTCATCCTCATCCAGCTGGTGCTGCTCATCGACTTTGCACACTCCTGGAATCAGCAGTGGCTGGGCAAGGCCGAGGAGTGCGACTCCCGCGCCTGGTACGCAG gcctcttcTTCTTCACCTTCCTCTTCTACTCGCTGTCTATTGTGGCCGTGGCCCTGCTCTTCGTTTACTACACCGAGCCCGATGCCTGCTACGAGGGCAAGGTCTTCATCAGCCTCAACCTCACCCTCTGTATCTGCATCTCCATCATCTCCGTCCTGCCCAAGGTCCAG GACGCCCAGCCCAACTCGGGCCTGCTGCAGGCCTCGGCCGTCACGCTCTACACCATGTTCGTCACCTGGTTGGCTCTGTCCAATGTCCCCG ACCAGAAATGCAACCCCCACCTGCTGACATGGTTGGACAATGAGACGATCCTGGCAGGCCCTGAGGGCTATGTGACCCAGTGGTGGGACGCGCCGAGCATCGTGGGTCTCATCGTCTTCATCCTGTGCACCTTGTTCATCAG tgtGCGCTCCTCGAACCACCGGCAGGTGAACAGTCTGATGCGGACGGAGGAGTGCCCGCCCATACTGGAGGGCACGCAGGAGAACCAGGTGGCAGGCCGGGCCTTTGACAATGAGCAGGACGGCGTCACCTACAGCTACTCCTTCTTCCACTTCTGCCTGGTGCTCGCCTCCCTGCACATCATGATGACGCTCACCAATTGGTACAG ACCCGGTGAGACCCGGAAGATGGTCAGCACCTGGACCGCCGTGTGGGTGAAGATCTGTGCCAGCTGGGCCGGGCTGCTGCTCTACCTGTGGACCCTGGtggcccccctcctcctgcccagccgGGACTTCAGCTGA